In the Wyeomyia smithii strain HCP4-BCI-WySm-NY-G18 chromosome 2, ASM2978416v1, whole genome shotgun sequence genome, one interval contains:
- the LOC129721234 gene encoding protein rhomboid isoform X1 — translation MASYLNNQQQVQIPMGGQHEIIPLQRMTTREEATERQRIRDIFDRYDKAGTGLLSIQELKRMINHRRCPDLPKGFVKKLLKQADQNNDGHLDFEEFYQMSREHHYLFRDMCVRYCRLVVPSRNPATDDETGSATAYQRQISTATVISERDGEYERSMTFCPPPLTMLIFSIVEIIFFAIDIVKTNNQLGTSTNGPMATLFIYNPQLREQAWRFVTYMFVHIGFMHIVMNLLVQIFLGVALELVHCWWRVALVYLAGVLAGSMGTSIFSPRVFLAGASGGVYALITAHIATIIMNWSQMEYAIVQLFVFLVFCVTDLTVSIYNSFNDPFDKVGYIAHASGALAGFLVGIGVLRNLRVNPWERRLWWCAVTVYFLLMGGGIMYHIFNPNHFYPVFA, via the exons ATGGCATCGTATTTAAACAATCAGCAGCAAGTGCAAATCCCAATGGGCGGTCAGCATGAAATTATTCCTCTTCAACGGATGACAACCAGGGAAGAAGCGACGGAAAGACAACGAATTCGCGATATTTTTGATAGA TACGACAAGGCTGGAACAGGACTATTATCTATTCAAGAACTCAAACGCATGATAAATCATCGGAGATGTCCGGATTTGCCAAAAGGATTCGTTAAAAAATTGCTTAAACAGGCAGATCAGAACAACGATGGACATTTGGATTTCGAGGAATTCTACCAAATGTCTCGagaacatcattatctctttCGAGATATGTGCGTCCGATACTGCCGACTAGTGGTACCTAGTAGGAATCCGGCAACAGATGATGAAACCG GGTCTGCAACGGCATACCAACGACAAATTTCCACTGCGACCGTTATTTCCGAACGAG ATGGCGAATATGAACGTAGCATGACTTTTTGTCCACCACCATTGACAATGTTAATATTTTCAATCGTCGAAATCATCTTCTTCGCTATCGATATTGTAAAGACTAATAA TCAACTAGGAACCAGTACCAATGGCCCAATGGCAACACTATTTATATACAACCCCCAGCTACGGGAGCAGGCATGGCGGTTTGTGACTTATATGTTCGTACATATCGG TTTTATGCACATCGTGATGAACcttttagtacaaatatttctTGGGGTGGCACTCGAACTTGTGCACTGCTGGTGGCGGGTGGCGTTAGTATATCTAGCCGGTGTTCTAGCTGGATCCATGGGAACGTCTATATTTTCACCAAGAGTTTTCTTAGCAGGAGCATCAGGGGGAGTTTATGCATTAATCACTGCCCACATCGCGACTATCATAATG AACTGGAGCCAAATGGAGTATGCAATCGTACAATTGTTCGTTTTTCTCGTCTTCTGTGTTACGGATTTGACAGTATCGATTTACAATAGCTTTAATGATCCTTTCGATAAGGTCGGTTATATTGCTCATGCCAGTGGTGCTTTAGCTGGATTTCTGGTAGGAATTGGAGTACTCCGTAATCTCAGGGTCAATCCGTGGGAGCGAAGATTATGGTGGTGTGCAGTAACCGTATATTTTCTCTTGATGGGAGGTGGTATTATGTATCATATATTCAACCCAAACCATTTTTATCCAGTCTTTGCCTAA
- the LOC129721234 gene encoding protein rhomboid isoform X2: MASYLNNQQQVQIPMGGQHEIIPLQRMTTREEATERQRIRDIFDRYDKAGTGLLSIQELKRMINHRRCPDLPKGFVKKLLKQADQNNDGHLDFEEFYQMSREHHYLFRDMCVRYCRLVVPSRNPATDDETDGEYERSMTFCPPPLTMLIFSIVEIIFFAIDIVKTNNQLGTSTNGPMATLFIYNPQLREQAWRFVTYMFVHIGFMHIVMNLLVQIFLGVALELVHCWWRVALVYLAGVLAGSMGTSIFSPRVFLAGASGGVYALITAHIATIIMNWSQMEYAIVQLFVFLVFCVTDLTVSIYNSFNDPFDKVGYIAHASGALAGFLVGIGVLRNLRVNPWERRLWWCAVTVYFLLMGGGIMYHIFNPNHFYPVFA, from the exons ATGGCATCGTATTTAAACAATCAGCAGCAAGTGCAAATCCCAATGGGCGGTCAGCATGAAATTATTCCTCTTCAACGGATGACAACCAGGGAAGAAGCGACGGAAAGACAACGAATTCGCGATATTTTTGATAGA TACGACAAGGCTGGAACAGGACTATTATCTATTCAAGAACTCAAACGCATGATAAATCATCGGAGATGTCCGGATTTGCCAAAAGGATTCGTTAAAAAATTGCTTAAACAGGCAGATCAGAACAACGATGGACATTTGGATTTCGAGGAATTCTACCAAATGTCTCGagaacatcattatctctttCGAGATATGTGCGTCCGATACTGCCGACTAGTGGTACCTAGTAGGAATCCGGCAACAGATGATGAAACCG ATGGCGAATATGAACGTAGCATGACTTTTTGTCCACCACCATTGACAATGTTAATATTTTCAATCGTCGAAATCATCTTCTTCGCTATCGATATTGTAAAGACTAATAA TCAACTAGGAACCAGTACCAATGGCCCAATGGCAACACTATTTATATACAACCCCCAGCTACGGGAGCAGGCATGGCGGTTTGTGACTTATATGTTCGTACATATCGG TTTTATGCACATCGTGATGAACcttttagtacaaatatttctTGGGGTGGCACTCGAACTTGTGCACTGCTGGTGGCGGGTGGCGTTAGTATATCTAGCCGGTGTTCTAGCTGGATCCATGGGAACGTCTATATTTTCACCAAGAGTTTTCTTAGCAGGAGCATCAGGGGGAGTTTATGCATTAATCACTGCCCACATCGCGACTATCATAATG AACTGGAGCCAAATGGAGTATGCAATCGTACAATTGTTCGTTTTTCTCGTCTTCTGTGTTACGGATTTGACAGTATCGATTTACAATAGCTTTAATGATCCTTTCGATAAGGTCGGTTATATTGCTCATGCCAGTGGTGCTTTAGCTGGATTTCTGGTAGGAATTGGAGTACTCCGTAATCTCAGGGTCAATCCGTGGGAGCGAAGATTATGGTGGTGTGCAGTAACCGTATATTTTCTCTTGATGGGAGGTGGTATTATGTATCATATATTCAACCCAAACCATTTTTATCCAGTCTTTGCCTAA